One genomic window of Eleginops maclovinus isolate JMC-PN-2008 ecotype Puerto Natales chromosome 12, JC_Emac_rtc_rv5, whole genome shotgun sequence includes the following:
- the ydjc gene encoding carbohydrate deacetylase, translated as MPQPRMMLVVTGDDFGYCPRRNQGIVDCFKSGGISNVSMLVNGSAAKEAADLAQRHNIPMGLHANLSEGIPVCHSLRQASTLINQRGFFHGKVGFRQALERGQLSMKQVELELRAQVQLFRELTGHLPHHMDGHQHVHVLPEVREVFAHVLSDLQIPFTRVPVEPGLHGCPALPAHLQRFYAQVEKDARDSIPVFTRYGIRWPHVYLGLTTMGQNMSVSNLQRALSHALAAGPPGSTSSSASGSNQPVVTAELMVHPGYPSHPQEGGCGEGPDDFSKSADRQHELSVLRDPALLALYRQERVQLCAFKHL; from the exons ATGCCACAGCCCAGAATGATGCTGGTGGTGACGGGAGATGACTTTGGCTACTGTCCCAGAAGAAACCAGGGGATTGTGGACTGCTTCAAGTCTGGAGGCATCTCCAATGTGTCAATGCTGGTTAACGGCTCTGCTGCCAAGGAGGCGGCAGATCTGGCTCAGAG GCACAACATCCCCATGGGTCTCCATGCCAACCTGTCAGAGGGCATTCCAGTGTGCCACAGCCTCCGGCAGGCCTCCACCCTGATCAACCAGCGCGGCTTCTTCCATGGGAAGGTGGGCTTCCGTCAGGCCCTGGAGAGAGGTCAGCTCAGCATGAAACAG GTGGAGCTGGAGTTAAGGGCACAAGTCCAACTGTTCAGGGAGCTGACGGGTCACCTGCCTCACCACATGGACGGACACCAGCACGTCCATGTACTGCCAG AGGTGCGTGAGGTGTTTGCACACGTCCTGTCAGACCTCCAGATTCCGTTCACTCGTGTTCCAGTGGAGCCCGGTTTACACGGCTGCCCCGCGCTGCCAGCACACCTCCAAAGATTCTACGCTCAGGTGGAGAAGGACGCCCGGGACTCCATCCCTGTGTTCACTCGCTACGgaatcag ATGGCCCCATGTGTACCTGGGACTGACCACCATGGGCCAGAACATGTCTGTCTCCAACCTGCAGCGGGCCCTCAGCCACGCGCTGGCTGCGGGGCCCCCAGGCTCTACCTCCAGCAGTGCATCAGGCTCCAATCAGCCTGTGGTCACAGCAGAGCTCATGGTCCACCCGGGTTACCCCAGTCACCCCCAGGAAGGAGGCTGTGGAGAGGGACCCGACGACTTCTCCAAGTCCGCTGACAGACAGCACGAGTTGAGCGTGCTCAGGGACCCCGCCCTGCTGGCCCTCTACCGCCAGGAGAGAGTGCAGCTGTGTGCCTTCAAACACCTCTGA